In Alosa alosa isolate M-15738 ecotype Scorff River chromosome 23, AALO_Geno_1.1, whole genome shotgun sequence, a single window of DNA contains:
- the LOC125288830 gene encoding pepsin A-like yields MKAAIILCAVLALSECMVRIPLNKGKTAREKLEEQGLWEEYSKKYPYRPFAKFGSYAVGNEQMTNDADLAYYGVISIGTPPQSFSVVFDTGSSNLWVPSVYCSSTACNNHQKFNPSQSSTFKNTGQSLQIQYGTGSMTGFLGYDTVAVGGIQVPNQIFGLSQSEAPFLASQQADGILGLAYQNLAASGAQPVFYNMVQQGLVQNYFSVYLSRNSESGSEVIFGGYDPSHYTGSVAWIPLSSESYWQITVDSVTINGQIVACNGGCQAIVDTGTSLIVGPTGDISNMNNAVGGASVQCGNIGNMPDITFNINGNAFTLPASAYVRQSYYYGCSTGFSGSGDSLWILGDVFIREYYAIFNMGQNYVGLAKAV; encoded by the exons ATGAAGGCTGCCATTATCCTGTGTGCCGTGCTGGCACTCTCCGAATGCATGGTCAG gaTCCCTCTGAACAAGGGGAAGACCGCCAGGGAGAAGCTGGAGGAGCAGGGCCTGTGGGAGGAGTACAGCAAGAAGTACCCCTACAGGCCCTTTGCCAAGTTCGGCAGCTACGCTGTGGGCAACGAGCAGATGACCAACGACGCTGAT CTGGCCTACTACGGTGTGATCTCCATTGGAACCCCCCCTCAGTCCTTCAGCGTGGTTTTCGACACTGGCTCTTCTAACCTCTGGGTGCCCTCTGTGTACTGCAGCAGCACTGCCTGCA ACAACCACCAGAAATTCAACCCCAGCCAGTCCTCTACCTTCAAGAATACTGGACAATCCCTGCAGATCCAATATGGAACTGGCAGTATGACTGGATTCCTGGGCTATGACACTGTTGCT GTTGGAGGTATCCAGGTGCCTAACCAGATCTTTGGACTGAGCCAGTCTGAGGCTCCCTTCTTGGCTAGCCAGCAGGCTGATGGCATCCTGGGCCTGGCCTACCAAAACCTGGCTGCCTCTGGAGCTCAGCCTGTCTTCTACAACATGGTCCAGCAGGGCCTGGTGCAGAACTACTTCTCTGTTTACCTGAGCAG AAACTCTGAGTCTGGCAGTGAGGTGATCTTCGGTGGTTATGATCCCAGCCACTACACCGGCAGCGTTGCCTGGATCCCCCTGTCCTCTGAGTCCTACTGGCAGATCACTGTTGACAG TGTGACCATCAATGGTCAAATTGTTGCTTGCAATGGTGGATGTCAGGCAATTGTGGACACTGGCACTTCCCTGATCGTTGGACCTACCGGTGACATTTCAAACATGAACAACGCAGTGGGTGGT GCCTCTGTTCAATGCGGCAACATCGGAAACATGCCTGACATTACTTTTAACATTAATGGAAATGCCTTCACCCTGCCTGCATCCGCCTACGTCCGTCAG TCCTACTATTACGGCTGCAGCACTGGATTTAGCGGAAGTGGAGATAGCCTCTGGATCCTGGGCGATGTCTTCATTAGGGAGTACTACGCCATCTTCAACATGGGCCAGAACTATGTTGGTCTGGCCAAGGCTGTGTAA